A DNA window from Hordeum vulgare subsp. vulgare chromosome 1H, MorexV3_pseudomolecules_assembly, whole genome shotgun sequence contains the following coding sequences:
- the LOC123441955 gene encoding pentatricopeptide repeat-containing protein At1g43980, mitochondrial, producing the protein MSLPSSILTDDDSPPGPGPKLLQHGSNRSRAPQPRRRGCRGQESSLSAPEGDDGSRMLLDNPTVAALSALLARSASLSAAAALHARLLRSSRLFSHPFLANCLAAAYSRLGATPAAIALLTHAPSDAANRFSHNILLAALLKSRDLPAARRLFDEMPMRDTVAYNSMISGYAQSGHAGEALSLARRMRGLGVRPSAFTFSIVSSAVCSAPHGMQVHAAAVRHGSAQHNAVVGNTLVDMYRRVGLLEYAVRVFWNMNELDIVSLNSVMSVYKDDGQSNAVFECFRLTRSHGLSVDECSVSTVLTACTDIEDFAKGDQLLALCVKTGLLSNSIICSAVIGLLSMSDRLPDVVRLFEGLTKWDSETCNAMISCYARSGLMEQALGLFVIALRNAVLPTEFTFASVLRWSSCFGLMEQGTQIHTLVYKCGFEDDMIVATALVDMYCKLGSLKHARKLFDSVCVKDLVLWNTMIIGLSRNGGGREALGVFWWMLDCGVKPDRITLFGALSACSLGGLVNEAMDIIFLFKAKYHVVPGLEHYACVADMLSRAGLFREAEDLVQNKLQKCNTAALLNILEACMIQGDFAMAESIAENMLKLKPRSSLPYTVLARTYGARCKWESMARMWRSMEALGAKKVGECSWLCIKNEIHVFTSEQILHQGSEVTYAVLDLLFWDMMDHIYAPGRVGTIHTQDLKKNKGFDCHPQFLDCTL; encoded by the coding sequence ATGTCCCTACCCAGTTCGATCCTGACTGACGACGACTCCCCACCCGGCCCCGGACCGAAGCTCCTCCAGCACGGCAGCAACCGGAGTCGAGCGCCgcagcctcgccggcggggaTGCAGGGGGCAGGAAAGCTCCTTGTCGGCGCCGGAGGGTGACGACGGCAGCCGAATGCTGTTGGACAATCCGACAGTTGCCGCCCTCTCAGCGCTCCTTGCCCGCTCCGCCTCCCTATCCGCCGCTGCGGCACTCCACGCCCGTCTCCTCCGCTCCTCACGCCTCTTcagccaccccttcctcgccaacTGCCTCGCCGCCGCTTACTCCCGCCTCGGCGCCACCCCTGCCGCCATCGCCCTGCTGACCCACGCGCCCAGCGACGCAGCCAACCGCTTCTCGCACAACATCCTCCTCGCCGCACTGCTCAAGTCCCGTGACCTCCCGGCTGCGCGCAGGCTGTTCGACGAAATGCCTATGAGGGACACCGTCGCCTACAATTCCATGATCTCTGGCTACGCTCAAAGCGGGCACGCCGGCGAGGCGCTCAGTCTTGCGCGCAGGATGAGGGGGCTAGGCGTCAGGCCTAGCGCCTTCACCTTCTCCATTGTCTCGTCGGCGGTCTGCTCTGCTCCCCACGGGATGCAGGTTCATGCAGCTGCCGTCCGTCACGGCTCTGCCCAACACAACGCCGTAGTGGGCAACACGCTTGTTGACATGTATCGGCGTGTCGGTCTCTTGGAATATGCCGTGCGCGTCTTTTGGAATATGAATGAACTGGACATCGTTTCGCTGAATTCTGTCATGTCAGTGTACAAGGATGATGGCCAAAGCAATGCAGTGTTTGAGTGCTTCCGGTTGACTAGAAGCCATGGGCTTTCGGTTGACGAATGCAGTGTGTCAACGGTGCTTACCGCGTGCACAGATATCGAGGATTTCGCTAAGGGTGACCAGCTCTTGGCCCTTTGCGTCAAAACAGGACTCCTGTCCAATTCTATCATTTGTAGTGCTGTTATCGGCCTGTTGTCCATGTCTGACAGACTACCTGATGTTGTCAGGCTTTTCGAGGGATTAACAAAATGGGACTCAGAAACATGCAACGCAATGATATCGTGTTATGCCAGGAGTGGTTTAATGGAGCAAGCTCTGGGCCTCTTTGTGATTGCTCTGCGAAATGCTGTTCTTCCAACTGAGTTCACTTTTGCGAGCGTGCTGAGATGGAGTTCGTGTTTTGGTCTGATGGAGCAGGGCACTCAAATCCATACGCTGGTATATAAATGTGGGTTTGAGGATGATATGATTGTTGCCACTGCTCTCGTTGACATGTATTGTAAGTTAGGTTCCTTGAAGCATGCCAGGAAACTCTTCGACAGTGTTTGTGTCAAGGATTTGGtgttatggaatacaatgatcatcggtcTATCGCGGAATGGGGGAGGTAGGGAAGCTCTTGGAGTGTTTTGGTGGATGCTGGACTGTGGTGTCAAGCCAGATAGAATTACTCTTTTCGGAGCTTTATCTGCTTGTAGCTTGGGGGGTCTGGTTAATGAAGCAATGGATATAATTTTCCTGTTTAAAGCCAAGTACCATGTCGTGCCTGGCCTGGAGCACTATGCATGTGTGGCTGACATGTTAAGCCGTGCAGGATTGTTTAGAGAGGCAGAAGATTTAGTCCAGAACAAGTTGCAGAAGTGCAATACTGCTGCTCTCCTCAATATTCTTGAGGCTTGCATGATTCAAGGGGATTTTGCCATGGCAGAGTCAATCGCAGAGAATATGTTGAAACTGAAGCCTCGGTCATCACTGCCGTACACTGTTCTGGCTCGTACCTATGGTGCAAGATGTAAGTGGGAAAGCATGGCCAGGATGTGGAGGTCAATGGAAGCTTTAGGTGCAAAGAAGGTTGGGGAATGTAGCTGGCTCTGCATCAAGAATGAAATTCATGTGTTTACATCTGAACAAATATTGCATCAAGGAAGTGAAGTTACGTATGCAGTTTTAGATCTATTGTTCTGGGACATGATGGATCACATTTATGCTCCTGGTCGTGTTGGTACAATTCATACACAAGATCTCAAGAAGAACAAGGGATTTGATTGCCATCCGCAGTTCTTGGATTGCACTCTGTGA